The Methylomicrobium agile genome has a segment encoding these proteins:
- a CDS encoding efflux RND transporter permease subunit: MTSKFIHRPVLSIVISILITLIGLLSLIRLPVTQFPDIAPPEVNVTTQYTGANAEVVVKAVITPLERVINGVPGMAYMSSVSGNDGAGQIQIIFKAGTDPEVAAVNVQNRVSSALDELPAEAIKAGVIVEKVQNAMLLYINILSSDPSLDEKFLYNFTDINVLKELKRIEGVGFAEILGSREYAMRVWLKPDKMLMYGISAAEIIDTLKAQNVEAAPGKIGESSGKKAQALQYVLKYTGKFNTRKAYENIVLKSREDGEILRLKDVAEIEFDSQDYNVLSKENGRPSAAILLKQRPGSNAKEVIERIKTTMATIKSASFPPGMDYTLSYDVSEFLDASIHEVIKTLAEAFLLVALVVFVFLQDFRSTVIPIFAVPVSLIGTFFFMQMMGFSLNLITLFALVLAIGIVVDNAIVVIEAVHAKLEHARIGPRKATEQAMREISGAIVAITLVMSAVFVPVAFMEGPEGVFFRQFSLTMACSIVLSGITALTLTPALCAVFLKNGHDPDHPKKSGAHRFFTRFNAWYDGLSENYRKLVGAIAGRRLVTFGILLGFSAGAGLIGALVPSGFIPEEDQGTIYVNITAPTGATLERTEKASDAVQRIASSLADVNSVSSLAGFSLLSEGTGAVYGMNLISLKNWEQRSVSDKEIIRLLEEKTRHIQDAGIEFFTPPPVPGYGNSSGFEMRLLDKTGEGDLHRLQKTVDAFVEELNKRPEIVNAFTTFNTRFPQFLLHIDGDKAAQKGITAENAMSTLQTLIGSEYATNFIRFGQMYKVMVQALPEYRAQPDDLMKLYIKNDAGNMVPFSSFLRVEKVYGPEQVTRYNMYPSAMVNGQPAPGYSSGQAIAAIKEVAATKLPKGFGYDWAGSSRDQAQAGHQAVYIFLICLLFVYLLLAAQYESFILPMPVILSLPTGVFGALFFLWLMGLENNIYAQIAMVMLIGILGKNAILIIEFATLKHRLGKTPFEAAIEAATLRLRPILMTSFAFIAGLVPLMFASGAGKIGNNTIGSAAAGGMIFGTLFGVIVIPGLYVVFATLADKRNPEKRKEEIAYTETL, translated from the coding sequence ATGACCAGTAAATTCATTCATCGTCCGGTCCTGTCGATCGTGATCTCGATTCTGATTACGTTGATCGGCCTGTTGTCCTTGATCCGGCTGCCGGTGACGCAGTTTCCCGATATCGCCCCGCCCGAGGTCAACGTCACTACCCAATACACCGGCGCCAATGCGGAAGTCGTCGTCAAGGCGGTGATCACGCCGCTCGAGCGGGTGATTAACGGCGTACCGGGCATGGCCTATATGTCGTCCGTTTCCGGTAACGACGGCGCCGGCCAAATCCAGATTATTTTCAAGGCCGGGACCGACCCCGAGGTGGCGGCGGTCAATGTCCAGAACCGGGTATCTTCCGCTTTGGACGAATTGCCCGCCGAAGCGATTAAAGCGGGCGTGATCGTCGAGAAAGTGCAAAACGCGATGCTGCTGTATATCAACATACTCAGCTCCGATCCGTCGCTGGACGAAAAATTCCTTTACAACTTTACCGACATCAACGTCTTAAAAGAGCTGAAAAGAATCGAGGGCGTGGGCTTCGCCGAAATATTGGGGTCCCGGGAATACGCCATGCGGGTCTGGCTCAAGCCCGACAAGATGCTGATGTACGGCATTTCGGCCGCCGAAATCATCGATACGCTCAAGGCGCAGAACGTCGAGGCGGCGCCCGGCAAAATCGGCGAAAGCTCGGGTAAAAAAGCCCAGGCGCTGCAATACGTTTTGAAGTACACGGGCAAGTTCAACACCCGAAAAGCTTACGAAAACATCGTCCTGAAAAGCCGAGAGGACGGCGAAATTCTGCGGCTGAAGGACGTAGCCGAGATCGAATTCGATTCGCAGGATTACAACGTCCTGTCGAAAGAAAACGGGCGGCCTTCCGCCGCGATTTTGCTGAAGCAGCGTCCGGGCAGCAATGCCAAGGAGGTGATCGAGCGGATCAAAACCACGATGGCGACGATCAAATCGGCTTCTTTCCCGCCGGGCATGGACTATACGCTGAGTTACGACGTTTCCGAGTTTCTGGACGCTTCCATCCATGAAGTGATCAAAACCCTGGCCGAAGCTTTTTTGCTGGTCGCGTTGGTGGTGTTTGTCTTTTTACAGGATTTCCGTTCTACCGTCATTCCCATCTTCGCGGTGCCGGTATCGCTGATCGGCACGTTTTTCTTCATGCAGATGATGGGTTTTTCGCTGAACCTGATCACCTTGTTCGCGCTGGTGCTCGCGATCGGCATCGTGGTGGACAATGCGATCGTGGTCATCGAGGCCGTGCACGCCAAGCTGGAACATGCGCGGATAGGGCCGCGTAAAGCTACGGAGCAGGCGATGCGCGAAATCAGCGGAGCGATCGTCGCGATCACGCTGGTGATGTCGGCGGTGTTCGTGCCGGTCGCTTTCATGGAGGGCCCGGAAGGCGTGTTTTTCCGACAGTTTTCGCTGACGATGGCCTGTTCCATCGTGCTTTCCGGCATCACCGCGCTGACCCTGACTCCCGCGCTGTGCGCGGTGTTTCTTAAAAACGGCCATGACCCCGACCATCCGAAAAAATCCGGGGCCCACCGGTTTTTTACCCGCTTCAATGCCTGGTACGACGGGCTGTCCGAAAACTACCGGAAACTGGTGGGCGCGATCGCCGGCAGAAGGCTGGTCACGTTCGGGATATTGCTCGGTTTTTCCGCGGGCGCCGGCCTGATCGGCGCCCTGGTGCCTTCCGGCTTCATTCCCGAGGAAGACCAGGGGACGATTTACGTCAATATCACCGCTCCGACGGGAGCGACGCTGGAACGCACCGAAAAAGCCTCGGACGCCGTGCAGCGGATCGCTTCGAGTCTGGCGGACGTGAATTCGGTGTCCAGCTTGGCGGGATTCAGCCTGCTGTCCGAAGGCACGGGCGCCGTTTACGGCATGAATCTGATCAGTCTGAAAAACTGGGAACAACGCAGCGTTTCCGATAAGGAGATCATCCGCCTGCTCGAAGAAAAAACCCGGCATATCCAGGACGCCGGCATCGAGTTTTTCACGCCGCCGCCCGTGCCGGGTTACGGCAATTCCAGCGGCTTCGAAATGCGCCTGCTGGACAAAACCGGCGAGGGCGACCTCCATCGCCTGCAGAAAACAGTCGACGCCTTCGTCGAGGAACTCAACAAGCGGCCCGAGATCGTGAATGCCTTTACGACCTTCAACACCCGCTTTCCGCAATTCCTGCTGCATATCGACGGCGACAAGGCCGCGCAAAAAGGCATTACCGCCGAGAATGCGATGAGCACCCTGCAAACCCTGATCGGCAGCGAATACGCGACCAATTTCATCCGTTTCGGCCAGATGTACAAAGTGATGGTGCAGGCGCTGCCCGAATACCGCGCCCAGCCCGACGACCTGATGAAGCTGTACATTAAAAACGATGCCGGGAACATGGTCCCTTTTTCGTCCTTTCTGCGCGTCGAAAAAGTCTACGGTCCGGAACAGGTGACGCGCTACAACATGTATCCCTCGGCGATGGTCAACGGACAGCCCGCGCCCGGGTACAGCAGCGGCCAGGCGATCGCCGCGATCAAGGAAGTCGCCGCCACGAAACTTCCGAAAGGTTTCGGCTACGATTGGGCCGGCTCGTCGCGCGATCAGGCCCAGGCGGGCCATCAGGCGGTGTACATCTTTCTGATCTGCCTGTTGTTCGTGTACCTGCTGCTCGCGGCGCAATACGAAAGTTTCATCCTGCCGATGCCGGTGATCCTCTCCTTGCCGACCGGCGTGTTCGGCGCCTTGTTTTTTCTGTGGCTGATGGGGCTGGAGAACAATATCTACGCGCAGATCGCGATGGTCATGCTGATCGGTATTCTCGGTAAGAACGCCATTCTGATCATCGAATTCGCGACCCTGAAGCACCGGCTCGGAAAAACGCCGTTCGAAGCAGCCATCGAGGCGGCGACGCTGCGTTTGCGTCCCATCTTGATGACCTCCTTCGCCTTTATCGCCGGGCTCGTTCCGCTGATGTTCGCTTCCGGCGCGGGCAAGATCGGCAACAATACCATCGGCTCCGCGGCGGCGGGCGGCATGATTTTCGGAACGCTGTTCGGGGTGATCGTGATCCCCGGTTTGTATGTGGTGTTTGCAACCCTCGCCGATAAGCGCAATCCCGAAAAAAGAAAAGAAGAAATTGCCTACACCGAAACACTCTAA
- a CDS encoding TolC family protein, whose product MKLKCRIFSRTVLCLVISAATGCGTLNTDLSVPEKEIPKTFPNPKGDATIAGIDWRQYFTDPLLVELIDTAVRNNLDLQIALQRIEMSRSSVKLANGALLPKVGLNVGGGVRKFGLYTMDGAGNASTYITPGQIVPENLTDIFLGLQASWEVDVWGKLRNQRKAAISQYLASVEGSRFVISNLVADVAIHYNELLALDNELDIIRQTLRKQQEALEVIKLQKETGRANELAVQQFSAQLLNSEVLEKQTLQRITETENRINFLLGRYPQPLPRNKDVLFQAVSRQILAGIPSQLLENRPDIRAAEFEIEASKFDLKAAKAAFYPNFNITATLGFQAFNPEFLFQSPASLAYSLMGTLVAPLINMNALKAQFNTAKANQLTAMYNYQKTILNGYVEVANQLSNLRNLQRMQELKKQQSETLQKSVDTSKELYRSARATYLEVLIAQQNALQANLELIDVIKQERLSTVNIYRALGGGWR is encoded by the coding sequence ATGAAATTGAAATGTCGAATTTTTTCCCGCACGGTCCTGTGTTTAGTGATTTCGGCGGCCACCGGTTGCGGAACGCTCAATACCGACCTGTCCGTTCCGGAAAAGGAAATCCCCAAAACCTTTCCGAACCCAAAAGGCGATGCCACGATCGCCGGCATCGACTGGCGCCAATACTTCACCGACCCGCTGCTGGTCGAGCTGATCGATACCGCGGTACGCAATAACCTCGATTTGCAAATCGCCCTGCAACGCATCGAGATGTCGCGTTCCAGCGTGAAGCTGGCGAACGGCGCGCTGCTTCCGAAAGTGGGCCTGAACGTGGGCGGCGGGGTGCGGAAATTCGGGCTGTACACGATGGACGGGGCGGGAAACGCGTCCACCTATATCACGCCCGGCCAAATCGTTCCGGAAAATTTAACCGATATCTTCCTGGGGCTGCAGGCGTCCTGGGAAGTGGATGTTTGGGGCAAGTTGCGGAACCAGCGCAAGGCCGCCATTTCGCAATACCTGGCCAGCGTGGAAGGGAGCCGGTTCGTGATTTCTAACTTGGTCGCCGATGTGGCGATCCATTACAACGAATTGCTGGCGCTGGACAACGAACTGGACATTATTCGGCAGACGCTCCGGAAACAGCAGGAGGCGCTGGAGGTGATCAAGCTCCAGAAAGAAACCGGCCGCGCCAACGAATTGGCCGTGCAGCAATTCAGCGCCCAGTTGCTCAATTCCGAGGTGCTTGAAAAACAGACGCTGCAGCGCATCACCGAAACCGAAAACAGGATCAACTTTCTGCTCGGGCGCTATCCGCAGCCCCTGCCGCGAAACAAAGACGTTTTGTTCCAGGCCGTTTCCCGGCAGATTTTGGCGGGCATTCCTTCGCAACTGCTGGAAAACCGCCCCGACATCCGCGCGGCCGAATTCGAGATCGAGGCCAGCAAGTTCGATCTGAAGGCGGCGAAGGCGGCTTTCTATCCGAATTTCAACATCACCGCGACGCTGGGCTTTCAGGCCTTCAATCCGGAATTTCTGTTTCAGTCGCCGGCCTCGCTCGCCTATTCGCTGATGGGGACCCTGGTGGCGCCGCTGATCAACATGAATGCGCTGAAAGCCCAGTTCAATACCGCCAAGGCCAATCAGTTGACCGCCATGTACAACTACCAGAAAACCATTTTGAACGGCTATGTCGAAGTGGCGAATCAGCTCTCCAATCTCCGGAATCTGCAACGCATGCAAGAGTTGAAAAAGCAGCAGAGCGAAACGCTGCAAAAGTCCGTCGATACCTCCAAGGAGCTTTATAGGTCCGCGCGGGCAACCTATCTGGAAGTCCTGATCGCGCAGCAGAACGCTTTGCAGGCCAATCTCGAATTAATCGACGTGATCAAACAGGAACGGCTGTCGACTGTCAATATTTACCGGGCATTGGGCGGCGGCTGGCGATAA